The Enoplosus armatus isolate fEnoArm2 chromosome 21, fEnoArm2.hap1, whole genome shotgun sequence genomic sequence AGGCTATTAAGACATGCAGCTTACTAGATCAGATGATAGCAATAGTGGCACTGCTTTGCATTGAAAGTTTGTCTAAAAGTAAACCCCTTTAATaaccacaaacaaatatatacaccACAGCCTCTAGTAGGTGAATGTCTGGGAGAATTCAGAGCTCCTGTCTTCAGAGACAGGCTGATAAGAAGGCTTGACACAGAGTAGAGTAAGTAAGTACTGTAAGCAATGACTGTACAGCAGTGTAACTGTTATGAAACCATGACCTTACAGACCcgggaaacaaaagcagagctaaGTGGGTCTGACAAACAAGAGTATACTGCTGAAGACCGATCAGACAATtcacttttgtttcttcttctgtccagTTTTGTTAAGGAAAAATCCACCCAAATGGTAGTCTTTTATCGTGCCAATACTGGGTTCTTGACAAGAAAACCTGGCAGAGAAGGgatgtatttctatttttgtgtttgtgtgggctgCAGTGCAATCAATTCCAAAGTTCACACTGATATTGCCTGAAATAAAACTACAGTTGATGTTTTACTTGGAAATGAACGTGTTCAAAGCAAAATATACTCTTCTAGagataattttttttatcacctgCAGCCCATGGAGGACTATTGTTTACTATAACCAtacaaagaaagcaaaaaagatTTTTGGgctgatttttcctttaaaacaccTAAACACATTCATTGGAAAATATCCTCAGATGGTCTGGGAAGTACTGCAAAAATAAGTATAGCAGTTATATTTATCAACAATATGGCAATTTTTTAAGATCACATCACCAACCCTCCGTTGCACTTAAATAAAACCatgattttatttcacaaactTCCTGTGATGTATTCCAATTTTTGTATACAGGCTGCAGCTCTTTAATattggctgcagcagagagcattATCACTTGATCCATATGTCCAAGATACTGTGGCTGCAGCTCTTAATGGAGCTGCCATTACCGGGTGTCAAGCTCATCTTCACATTCACTCAGGCTGTCAATGTGGACTCGTGACAAGAGACGGGAACTAGTCCAAAGCAATGCATCTGGTTTGAAAACTGTAAAAGTCAGCCTGAATGAGTTAAATTCCAAATTGCTAAGTTGGGTATGATGCCATTTCATTAGAAAATTTTAACCAAATACATTGCCATATCAGGCACTTTGCAAGTCTTTGGCTTTCAGAACACTTTCACAGGGAAAACCCTTAAGAGCACTACAGGCTAAAAGAGAGGCATCGTCTCATTGCTCGTCACTACATTTAGGCGTGGCGTGTTTAGCTCTGGGAGAAGTAGCCTTTAACCCAAGGGTACAGTGAGGTGTGTTAACTTTGCAGGTCAttaaaagtaaagcaaaaaaaaaaagtgtgcaaaGCTTCTATTGTTCACagttaaacagaaataaataagtCAACTGAGTATTAACAGTGCATGTTGGACGGAATATTAAATTCCTAACACGGTAATAAACTGAAGGTTCTGGCCAGTAAGGGAGAGAGGCTTTAGTAAATTACTTTGTTTACAATTCAAAGTAAATAGTCACCAATCAAAGTGGACATTGGAGTGCAAACGAGACTTAAGAGCAATTAAATGTCCTTCTGAAAACATAGCTGCTGCATTTGTAAGTAAAACATATCCGTTCTGAATAGTGGCATTATGGAAAACCTAAGTTGTCAAGATATCTTAAGGCATGATAGCCCTTTTAGGCAGGGAGTTTGTCAATCTTCCACTGCTTTGTGGGATTGCTGAAGACAGCCTCTGGCCCTCCAAGCAGAGGTGCCTTTGGTTCCTTTCCCAGTGCTGGCGtttcctccgtctctctggGATGATTTACTGACTGTCAAGGCCCAGCATCCTTCTGTATTTGTCCCCTTTTTTTTATCCCCAGCTGGGTCAGCACCCTCCGCTCCCTCAGTTCCCGGCTGTGTGATCCTGCTCGCtgccctctccctttctccatcTATGTGGTCAACGCTCGGGCCCCTCCGCCTGGGCCAGCCGCTGTCGAGACCCCCCCTCACTGCGTGCTCCCCGAGGCGAGCGCTCGGACCCGGTGTCGGCTGATGGCGTCTTCCAGGAAACCTGCTACCTTCTCACTGTCCTCCTAtacagcacacagcacacaatACTTAATGAGGTCCTTTTTTGTTTGGAAATACCAAAATCACAGTCAGGCCATTTATCCGTTGTTCTTGATCAAGAGCAAAAATAAACAAGCTTTTATATCTACCTCATTTATGAAGGCGTAGTGAACAAGTTCACTGGCAAGGTCTTTGGAGGTGTCAGCTGAAAGTTTcacatgaaatatttcagttaCAAAAATagagtatgttttttttaaaggattttattaaaatgttctcATTGTGAACAAATCCCACAAATCCCAACAAAGAATTGGTCCAACTAATAAGTATTGattgtgtatccaaagcctaaATACCATAAATATGGACATTGTGGTTTAATTTTGAGTCAATTCCACAAACACCGTCctgctttttaaagatttgaatCTTTATTAGGAACTAATGGGCTTAGGCCTGAGAGCCTCAGAAAGGCTGGGGAAGTCGGAAATGATAAACATATAGAATAATGCTGGCCTTATCCTTTAAGGTACAATAGTGGTCAACTTACTTGGAAGGATGTCACAGCTAAGCTGCCTATGAAGTTTGTCATCCATCTTCAGAAACAAAGAGAGCTAGGGAGAGATCAAAAAGTAAAATTGAAGTCAAACTGGAATTATATTTAACCACCTTAACTGACTGAACTAAAGTAAATGTTGTACTCCATTGGCAAAGAGCTGCTAGAAGAAAGACCAATATGCTTGATTATTAAAGAGCCCAACAAAAGAGTTTATACTAAAATGGGCAAAGTACCTGTAGTACTATGtcactcacatgagttttggTCCCTTCGTCATTTGACTCCAAATTACAGTGCATCTGAACAACCTACAACaccaacagacaaaaaaagagttAGAGAGTAATAAGCACAGCAAAATGGGGACaaagcaaaaatatttttaatatgttttgggTGATAACAAACAggcataataacaataataggCATaaacaagcatgcacacaaacacaagcattgTTTCTGCTGTGGTTTAGTGGTATATAAGCTCATGGTAGACATGTGGGCAGCCAGATTGTGTATTTAACACTTTTGTGGTGACGTCTGAAAGTCTAACCTtccttgtttctgtttcctggGGTTCAGGAGTCGGCGTCTTGACCGTCTCAACCTGCTCCTGAGACAAGGAGAGGGCACGAGGGACGGGGTGAGGCCGAGACGAAGCGAAGTTCATCAAGGGGTAAATCCCATTCCTGAAGGGAGGAAAGGATGTTGAACGTCATGCTGCAGTCACAGTGTAATTACACCGACACAAAAATTAGTTGCATACTGTTGTCCAACTTACTTGACATCCTCCAGAAACTTGTCAAGTTCCAAAGGAGACACATGGGAATATCTATAGGACatgaagaaacacagaggagagcacagTGAGTGTTGCTCCTGACATGTCACAGGATATTCACAAGTAGCCAAAGATATGAGGTGCTTGTGTGATTTTACTTGAGCTGAactccctgtctgtcttcatgtttaATCTCTGCCATGACAGCGTTGGGGTCGAAGGACTTGGTTTTCTCCTCCACACAGTTTTCCGGAAGCAAGTCTGTAGACAAGTTTGGAAATTAGTAAACTGATTTGATAcagtaaatgttattatttttttgttgttttcaataTATATTCCGAATTATAACAGatatataatattcaaataTGATATTCAATATCATCTTTTTTCAGATCTTAAATTACTCGACTGTATGCTAAAGCTAGCAAATATAGTGTATAACCCCTGATAAATGACACTGGCTTCTCAACAGAATAAAATATGCTGTATTATTGGTTTTAGGATAATTAATTTTGCATGAAGCAGAAACATACTTTGGGTTCAGTTCTAAAGCCTGCTTGGCACTTGAAAGTGATAAAATTGATCTGCTGCATGTAGGAACAAGTGAATGTTGTGATGGTTGACGGTTGACTTGGCATGTGGAGGTGAGAAACTCACACTGGTTGTTGATGAGGCAGTGGGCGGCGAGCAGTTTGAGGGAGTGGACCTCGAACAAGACTCGGTGAAACAGAAGGTCGTGAGCCGTAGGACGGAGCTTGGCTTCGTGACGCAAACAAGACTGGGTGAACTCCTGCAGAAAGCGACGAGACACTGAATCCAGCGCATAACGACATGACTGTACAGTACGACCCAGTTTACTGAGCATCACTCTGCATTCTGGATTTGATTCCTGGCATGTTTTACTGAAACATTCACTCTTAAACCATACAAATAAAACTAGAAGCAAGGTGGTATGTGTAGGCGGGTGTTAAAGGAGTAGTGTGGGACTGTTTGTCTCTATCTCCATGTTTCCTTGGTTGCACTGGTGTATATttaggacataaagtatttctgacaCTCACTCTCATGAGAGGGTCTTCCAGAGATTGACCTGCATTGATGATAGCCTCCTTGGACACAGCAGTATCTCCATTGGCCTGGATCTCCAGTACTGCCATCTAGGGGTACAAATAATCTGTTAACACAATcacacgtgaacacacacacacgcacaaagagGGGGATCTTACAGATCTGTTTCTCTCACCTCTAGAGCACAGATGCCAAAGGAGAAAATGTCTATGGCATAATCATCTTCGCCAGctagaaacagaaaaggagaagcaAAGATGACGGAGGTGACAACTTGATAACTTGAAGGAGAGGCTTACCCccaaatcaaaatgtaatcattATTTAGTCTTTGCACACAGCAGGTGAGCTTGTGTAGCTCAGATTGAGCCCTTTTACAGCTGTAAAAGCAGCACAACACATTCAATTTCTCAAAATAATCCGAAAAAATATGTTGTGTGGAATAATACGAATGTTTTGAGGCCAATAGATTTCACTGTGGCTCCAATAATCCTGacatttacctcattatctCCCACAATCACAGTTGTTAAGTCACAGACTTCCCACAGCTCTCTGGTGAACAAAACGTTTGGATTTTGCTGCAGAATGCTGATGGTGTTGGAAAAGGATGACATGGAACTACAGCTAACTTGCTGCTTGTCTGTTTGTCAACTTCAGTGGAGTTTAAAGTCACATTAGGCTACGAAGGTAATGACTGAATTTTCACTTTGGGGTGAATCATTCAGTCAAGAATGAATGAAGAGGGATTTGATAGAAATCAAGCCGCAGAAAGCTACACAAACTATGCTCCATCACTTACCTCCATACTCTGGAGCAAAAAAATGAAGATTCCTCTGCTCATCGCGATGCTGCCTCCCTTTACCGTGGACGCTGGCATCTGGAAACACTGGAGAAGACACAGACAACATGGACAGATTAAATAAACTGGATGATGGAATAAACTGATGCATAGATATGACACCAATGAAAACATATCAACTACAAAATTATCTGTTTCTTACCATTAACAAAAAGCCGATGCCACACTGtggaaagaaaattaaacataattGAGATATTTATTCTGTTAAGTCAAACTGTAGAGATTAATTTAGTGAATCCAGAAATCCACCGTCTCCACAGCCCACAACATGGGTGGCCAGTGCTGGTTGTAGTAACATAAAAAGCCCTGCTGGGAGCAGACCTGAGCCGATCTTGATGAGGCCGTTGTGCTGAATGAAGATGGTGTCGCACGTCAGGTTGCCATGGATTATTGGTGGGTCGCAAGAGTGCAGATAACTGCCGGCAAACAATTAAACGTCAGGTTAATGTGATGGTTTTGGTTTAATCTTTCATGATTAAATCCTGATGAAGAAATCAGTCAGTACCTGAGGGCAGAGAGAATCTGGGTGCACCATCTCTTCCAGGCctaaaatgtagtgtaataGAGTAACATGAATCCTCCACTGAGGGCATATGGACATTTATACTGCACTGTAATACACTACAATACATTATTTCTCCCTCATTCTCAggaatatatgtgaatatattatataaatccAAATAGAGCACTGTTAAGGCACTTTTTTGCAATTCATGGCTTCACAtaacagaggaggatgaggatgagatGCTGGATAGATTGCAAGCAGGTTTCAAGATATATGTCTGAGCAGACTGAGCCACCAGGGTGTCCTGTTACATCATCTCTAATCCTGCTGGAAATATGGATCTGAGTAGTGAATGGACTGCAGTACCCTGTGCCGCCACCACCACGGGACAGACTGAGTGAGCACACCAATACAGTCTGTGACCACTAACCTTCACATTCATGGTCTTGTGGTTCTTCTTAGTTTTCTTCAGAAATTGCTTGAGGCTCCCTGACGACATGTATTCTGTGATGAATATGACCTGTGGGAcaacagatggaggagggaagACTGTTAATTCACAAGtgtgaaaaaaagaggacagacGGAGAAAGGAAGACCAGAGAGGATTAAATAAAATCGTACCCGCGCCTGACTCTCCTTCATGTCCAGCCAGTACTTGTGGAACTTGACAATGTTGGGGTGTTCGACCTGCATCAGGTTCTCAAACATCTCCTTAATCTTCTCCTAAAAGACAGACATCAGAGGTGGTTCATGTCTTCACATTACATCATGCACCAAATAAAGTCCTTCAATCCCTAGGCCTTTACCAGTAAAGATGAAACTATTAGTCCAATACGCAACCAGTAAATTATTCAATCTAGATAATTGATTGATTGCTTAAGCAATACTAAAGTAGTACTAAAAGTAAGAactaaaatgttcatatttgctggttttcttagtctCCTTGGTTAATTAACTGAATAACTGAGTTTTGGACTCttagtcagacaaaataagctgCTTTATTTGTGAACTTAGACTTTATTCATATTGGAAAGAGACTGCTAAACAGatcataaaagaaaatatttattgtatCATTATACATTATACCTTATAGCACAGGATGACAATCTCATTAAAATAGTTTCGGTTGCTAGTAACAAAGCCATCACAGAAATCGCTGCAGACAAACCCTCCAACAAAAGAACAACTGGACTGCAATAGTCAGTGCAACAACATGTAACCGACCTTTATTGTAAGACTAAGATATAAACATTGTGTAATCTACTGGGAAAATGTACAATACCAGTGTGACAATGAAATGTAACCCACATTATGTAATTGGAAGGCCCTTGTTCCTGTATAAGTACTGTGGTGCCCTTGTCAAAAATAATAGTAagttggaaagaaaaaataatacaatcatAAGTTGCAGACATAATTACCTAATTCTAGCCCCTTCAAAACCACTATTCAGTTAAATAACAGTAAATACTGCCTGTCTTGGCTATAAGGAATAAGAGTCACAATACCTCCTGTGCTTTGAAGACCTTCTTGTCAGAGAAGAGCACCTCGTTCCACACCACCTCCACGCCCTCCTCTGTGTCCATGGCCAGAGAGGCACTTTCCACGCCTGGGACATTACCTTGGCTCACCTGCAGggggcagacagaaacacatataTGAGTTAGATTAATGCTAGCACTGCAACTGCAAAGTCTTATCATTTTATACTacaaacaacattaaacatgcattaactgttttttatatttcaattCTGCAGCTCAAATACAGGAACAATGATAATACAATTTTTTATGACAGTATAAGTGAGGTACCAAGACACCCTGCCAGAACTGCCATCATAGCTCAGGTGTATATAAGCCAGCTGTTGTCCCCTGGTATAAACTCCCTACTGTAACAACAAATCAGCAGAGCATTACCTCACTAAAATactcaacaaaaaaagcatgtcTGAAATGATTAGACACCCTGCTGTGACTGTATATCTACTAAAAGCTCCATATAATCCATTCAGAGAGATTAGTGGCTGCTCCATTAATAAAGGGTTAAATCTACTGTCCATGAGGCATTATTTCTATTTAAACGCCCATTAAATTCAGTTTCCCATCCATTAATGCACAAGAAGGCATCTGAGTGGATAGATGGAAGATTTCTCCGTTCTGAGGTTACGTTAAAAGCTGCCAGCCAGCTATAACATGAGGATGAAGAGCAAAGAGTGGTGGCAGGATGAGCTGCAGCTTGAGTAAAAGAGGGAAGAGATGGATTAGCAGGGGACAGAGTGTGGATGAGGGATTTAGAGAGTTGAGACACAGGACCACAAGATGGACGAGGATGGCAACAGAGCTCCAAGAAATACAGAGAAACAAGTGAAAATTGTGGCCGTCAAAGGGTGGGGACATTTTTGTGGACCAACTGACCGACCGTCAGAGCGAGCTatagagctaaaaaaaaaaaaaggaagcaaagaGTGGATTGAAGTGAAGAGGCATTGGCTGTATCTATAATctggcagacacagacagccCGAGGCTCCATCAGCGTTTATGCAACAGCGGCAAAGAGCTAAAGACTGCTCATCACAGGATATTGCTGCCTCAGCGGGGTTGACCTGACGTAACCTCCTGATACTTTTATGCAGCAGAGGTGGTGGTGCAGTGAGCAGGGAGACTGGATTTGTGTGTAAAGTCCATCGCTACGAAGTGTTAGCCATGATGCAAGACCCTCAATTTCTACTAATCCCGCATCTTGTGAAATCATTGACGTCATTTCCAGAGGAAGGAAGTTTCAAACACTCAATTCAAAAGCTGCCCCGGGATTTCCAAGATTATGCCACTAGATTGAGGTCTGACTATGCAACAAGAAATCTTTACCAACTGCAGGACCCTGACTTCTAACTTCTCTGAGATTTCGTCACAAGGATCAATCAAGTATTAGCTCCATTGTTACAGAGAACGTAGAATTGATCTTGGTATTGATGGCCCAAACTGAAAACTATAAATCAGTGCTTACCTAACCCCAGGATGCAGACTGGTACAATGCCtatttttgagtatttttgCTGTAATTACATTGAACTGGGTGCAGTCTatgctgtgtttttcacaacAATATACTAATCACACAAGGTAACCAGTCTGTCATCACTGCCTTTCAGCAATCAGTTGGGCTGCTGAAAAACATGGAAACGAAGCCTTTAGCAGCCCTAACCCCCAACCCTTCAGTCGGCCACTGATGTTGGGGGATTTTGTCATGTACACAGACAGCTGCAGAAGTTAAGAAAGGCAGCTCTCTTGTTAAATCAGACAACACTGTGTTGCTGTCTATCCTTCATAGCAATGAAGGATCATAGGCGTGCTCTTCTTGCTTTTGTAGAGTGGCATGATTACACTTGTGATTTGAGTGCATCCAAAACTAAAGAATGAATGACTGATTTTATACATATGAGAGATTACGTCACAGAGAGCATTATACAGGACTCTGTCAGCTCTTAAAAGTACTCAGAGACAGTCTCAGTTATTCTTAGTCATTTTCATCAACGTTTCATTGAGAGTCAATTGacctttacttttatttactggctcaacaacaaataaaagaggACAGAATCTGTCTGAACAATGTTGTTGAGATTGCTggtgtcagacagagagacgtgGCTTCTTTTTGTGACCAAATCATCAGGAAATCAATGTGCATATTAATTGAAGTGAATTCTCATGCTGCCTTCAGGACGTCACTATGCTCTACCTGCCTGTAAAATTAAGTGTTATTAGTCCTTCATCCCACCTGCTACATCTGCCGTCTaaatttttcatttgtcttttttttaattattcttgAGTACAGCTTCACTACTTTGTTTAGATATTAGATATTTTTGTATTCATATAtaatgttgaatgcatttccagCCGcataaaacatttggaaagcctaaatattttaaattttgcattattttctaCCTTTTTACTGCTTTTGCAGGCATATTGCTAAGCTTCTTTCTATGCATGTATGTCCCCAAGCAAACTTGGGACCCATTCATGAAAAACTTGCTCTATAGTGCTACAAGTGGTCAAAATCTCCACACGGTACCTTTTAAATGACTAGAGGTCAGCTGAAACAAGATGGAGATGTTAAGTTGCCCAAACCACGAGAACAGCTCCTGACTATAAGCACACATAGTTCAAGTTCAATGGGTTAAGTCATTTGAAGTGGTATCAACCAGCTGAGAAGTAAATCTACAACATATTGCTTGTTGAAATCTGCTCTACAACAATTTCCTGTTGTTGAATTTAATAAAATTCACTCCTTCCTTTATGTTCACTCTGCATCCTCATCCTTCATAGAAGAGACATGTGAACAGGGCTGTATTcagacatttcagacatttagaaaataagcaagcacacatcatcatcatcatcatcatcatcacgtcTGTGGTCTCAAAATGTCAGCTGGGGGTATCTGATGAACGGCTGAGAACTGACACGGAGCTTGATGACGGGGTAGCGACTGAGCGACTATTATTTGTGCTTCTCTCTCCACCTCAATTACTACTTATtactgctaaatgctaaccaTTGATATATTCTACAGAGCCCCACTTGTGCCACGCTTCATGACATCAGCATCTGACACTCGGCGATGAATGGAGTCAAAAACGCCTCTCTGCATCCGGCTCAACAGGAGGAGGTTTGTTAACCGGCAAGCAGAGGACAAACAGCAATCACAGCGACCACAAAAGCTGCTATGAATACTCTGATTTTGTATTCAGACATTTCAGTCACTGCAGATATTCTCATGAAATAAACCAGCCTCAGGAGGAAGAACTGTTCCACCAAATGTTTTTTAGCCACTCTGGTTTGTTTATTGCTCAGCCTACAGCTCAGTGCAGCTGTAAAACTCTCTGCAGGCATTTCTTTTACAGGAGGGGtgggcagcagaggagacatGACATATAATCTCACTGCTCCCGCTCTACAAAAGATGATAATCTGATTACTGGTATTACAGAGCTGGAACACAATGCTCTGACTCGCTGACAACAGAGGGAATTCCTTCACTTCAATAGCTATCAGGAGGGAACCAGGTCAGTTTCCCTCTGGCATCAGGGCTtggctgttgtttattttctctaGATGTTAAGAAACACTTGGCCCCCAGTCCCCAGTCCCCAGCGCGTACGTCCCAGGGGGGTTTAGCGAGGTCTGTTGCTTGGTTGTGGTAGCATGAGACTTGTAAACAGCACACTGGATGCTCGGCCGCGATTGGCTGCTGGAAGGGAGTTGGgtttagggtgtgtgtgttcatgtcaaaACAACTTCtattctgatgttttttaaCTCCACATCTGAGCCGGGCAAAACTGGATCTTGAAGACTGTCACACTAACCTCTCAAAACCTCGCCACACAATTTATACCGCTGCACTTCTCCCTCACACgatggtgtttttgtttggtttgtaaaggAAAAATACTATTTCAGAGTAACAGAGAAAGTACGCCACAGGTAAACCTGTTATGCTATTTGTACGATCTGTTGTAAGAGCTTCTTCAGAGCAACTTGGTCCACTTCAATTCAGGTGACGTAATACAttgcttccctctcttcttATTTGCAGATTATCACTGCAATTACTAACAGCTACAGGTAGTGTGCACATCATGTAGCTCCCATTTACAGGCCTAAATAAGGGTATGTGATGAAATACAatctacaaaacaagaaagtTAATCAGTCTTTTTGTCAGATCCTTATCGATCAGCACAGCAGATTACCCACAATCCACTGGTATGACATGTCCTAATCACTagtagaagaaagaaatgtcGCACTTAAGGACCAAAGGAGAGCTGGGGTGCTTGTAGCTAATGTCCAAGTCTAGCAAAAAGagtttgtcttgtgtgtttttaaggccATTTTGGCTGTTTGATGAGATTttacaggaaatgaggagagagagagataaggaaTGACATGCAACCAAGGTCCTCATCCAGACTCAATCAAGACCAAGACACTAGGCGACGGCCAGAATGCTCTTCTAATTCGATTTTTTTGACTCAGGTGAGCAAAATGCACACACGTTTCTGCTTTGACaccttcattttattgtttactgtttatgGGATTCCCATTAGTTTCTGCTAACTGGGGCCCATAAATACACAGAGAGGCCATGGAAGAAGAATGTAAACATTAAAAGTTATGAAGAGGCACTAACATGAGTGCAAAAAtaggggaaaataaaaataaaaaactaaatcattttaaaagaatgaaCTAGTAAATAATGCAGAAAGGGATAAAACGGGCCAAAAAATAATCATAAGTCTACTTACTCTATTTACTGTTGAACATATTACCTAAAACACTGTTTAGTGCACCCTGAAAGTACAGTATGAAGGAATAGCTGCATTTTGCTCGCTTGTActtaaaacagaaactgaattaAAAGATTATTCTGAAAGATTTGGACGTACAAACTATTTTCAAACTTGTATGTTATGTACTAAACTTAATTGCCAGTTTATTGTGTACACCAAGCTCGAAGTAAAGCAGTCTAATCTTTCCTTtgtgaaggttataatgttcagtgtttgttggaACTGTTTAAGAGAGGCGGTGactggaggctgcagtttgtggtgctgctgaatTGTACTTTTTGTCCACTACATTTACATCAATGAGGGTTGACTTGAAGCTAAAATCCAAGTAGAGCAAAGGGcaaatctcctctcctctacaaCATGATTACAAACATGGTCTGGAACAATTGCAGTGACAGTTTGATCGCCCAGAATCAGAGCAGGATttcttacatttgaaaaaaggTGAGTTATGAGTCGGCCAGAGGGAGGATTAAGAGAGGACTAAACTACAGTACGGCGGCTCTTTCAGTGTGATTCTCCCTGCAGAGGCATCTTACATGAAAGAGCGTCTTTGTCTCAGACTGTGTGTGGGTCCAAGCCTCCCTGTGACAAAGAGCTTTGTCTCCTACACGTCAGTATCTCGCCTCATACCTCGGCGATGAGCTGATACGCCGCAccacattaatatttaataagcAGATTCTGTACGGCGAAGGCTACACCCAAATAATCTGCATTACGCTGTACTAGATACTTGCTAGgtgtctgtactgtatgtaaatgagcACAGgcttctttgtgctttctctctctctctctctctctctctcagagatTTCACTGGCGTCAAAGGAGGAGCAGGATCAAAGAGTTAGACTGAAATGTTGCAGAAAAGGCAGGAGGTAGAGAAAATCATCTCCAACTCTGCAAGACGGATGTGTGAGTAAGGGAAAAAGATGCACCATCTTCAATCCAAGCATGGTGTTAGATATTTTAAAATCCCAAAGAAATAACTGAATCAGAATcggaaatactttattgatccctgggggaaaTTACAATCACATATACTGCTATTACCTAAAAAAAATTACGTATTCTGATTACAGATACTGGTGAATACAGGTGATGTATTGATGTCTCTGAATTAACTTGTTAAGTTAAAATAAGTGGGGCTTGTGTTAAAACCTCTTCGTCAAACTACAGTCTCCAAGGTAATCTAGTGACTTTGTGCCTCACTTCCATAAGAGATAGATTAAAGGAGTATGGTCAAAATCGAAGCAACAAAACAActctggatcctacatttcccatgatccTCCTAATGTCTCACTTGTTTCAAAACCCCACACTTCCAGTGTGTAATGT encodes the following:
- the nrbp2b gene encoding nuclear receptor-binding protein 2b isoform X1; translation: MTMSVPERKSGSEGKEEESEDESEILEESPCGRWQKRKEQVSQGNVPGVESASLAMDTEEGVEVVWNEVLFSDKKVFKAQEEKIKEMFENLMQVEHPNIVKFHKYWLDMKESQARVIFITEYMSSGSLKQFLKKTKKNHKTMNVKAWKRWCTQILSALSYLHSCDPPIIHGNLTCDTIFIQHNGLIKIGSVWHRLFVNVFPDASVHGKGRQHRDEQRNLHFFAPEYGAGEDDYAIDIFSFGICALEMAVLEIQANGDTAVSKEAIINAGQSLEDPLMREFTQSCLRHEAKLRPTAHDLLFHRVLFEVHSLKLLAAHCLINNQYLLPENCVEEKTKSFDPNAVMAEIKHEDRQGVQLKYSHVSPLELDKFLEDVKNGIYPLMNFASSRPHPVPRALSLSQEQVETVKTPTPEPQETETRKVVQMHCNLESNDEGTKTHLSLFLKMDDKLHRQLSCDILPTDTSKDLASELVHYAFINEEDSEKVAGFLEDAISRHRVRALASGSTQ
- the nrbp2b gene encoding nuclear receptor-binding protein 2b isoform X2, whose amino-acid sequence is MTMSVPERKSGSEGKEEESEDESEILEESPCGRWQKRKEQVSQGNVPGVESASLAMDTEEGVEVVWNEVLFSDKKVFKAQEEKIKEMFENLMQVEHPNIVKFHKYWLDMKESQARVIFITEYMSSGSLKQFLKKTKKNHKTMNVKAWKRWCTQILSALSYLHSCDPPIIHGNLTCDTIFIQHNGLIKIGSVFPDASVHGKGRQHRDEQRNLHFFAPEYGAGEDDYAIDIFSFGICALEMAVLEIQANGDTAVSKEAIINAGQSLEDPLMREFTQSCLRHEAKLRPTAHDLLFHRVLFEVHSLKLLAAHCLINNQYLLPENCVEEKTKSFDPNAVMAEIKHEDRQGVQLKYSHVSPLELDKFLEDVKNGIYPLMNFASSRPHPVPRALSLSQEQVETVKTPTPEPQETETRKVVQMHCNLESNDEGTKTHLSLFLKMDDKLHRQLSCDILPTDTSKDLASELVHYAFINEEDSEKVAGFLEDAISRHRVRALASGSTQ